TAGTCTTCACTCCTATTCCTATCACTAGTTTGTATCTAGCATCTCGTAAcgatatttaagtaatgagTAAAGAACATTAGTGTAGTTACCGATTATATACTCTTTATAATTGTACTTTATAGTTGTACGTTGTGTGTACTTGGATGGGATATGTTtttgagtaggtacctaagtacattcaaatacaaataaatatatgtttcgTATTGATTTTGCAGTTTTCCTAAGAATccggaaataaaagaaaaatggatgGATATTACAAAAAGAGAAAACTGGTTTCCGACAGAATTTAGCGTCGTTTGCTCCAGACATTTTACAGAAGACTGCTTTTATACTGTGAAAGATCGCCGtcgtttatttaaaactgcTATTCCTACTCAGCACTTGCCTCTAGTGGTAAGATTATCAATACGATCCGTTGTGTTTAATCTCgtttaactattattttttaataacacaCAATTTTTGCTTTTCAGTTTGACGAGTCAGGAGCCGATGAACGCGCTCCGGAAAATTCAAGTCCAAATCCATCATCTTCATCTCAATTCGAGCCGAAGTCAACTGCAATGACAACTAAACGAAAGTCGGTAGATCATGATACTCTTTCACAGTTAAATGAGGTGACAACCAAAAAACGTCTTATTCGGCgtattttagatttaaaaaagcTATTGACTGAGAAAAATGAAACGATCAAGGTGTTGCAGGGCAAAGTGCGTTACTACAAAAAGAGAGCAGAATCTTTGAAAGTGGAATTGGATCAAAAAACAGTAATTTAATGTGTACAGTaactaatttattattttatgatgtttacttttaatttaatacacCTACACAAATATAATTTGATCATTATACCATTTTTTATTCCAAGAAAAAGTTTTCCGTTttgtatctcgttttttttAGATTATATGTACTAATCACCACCATGTGTGCATAGGACGTTACTGACCTAACTTGGGGCTTGCACATAAAGCGGATAAGGGATTAaaatatcgatatcgataaaccTCACTTACGCAGTACCTCATCACGTGCTCATCACTATCCCTACTACGTATTATTTGACTTTGTATCAGCCAATCGGAGCGCAGTTGGAATAGATATTGAGAAGCCGCGAATTAGTCAAGCAAATTAATAACATCTCTGCTCTATCCGGTGTGTGTTCGATGTATTCTTCTTCTTATTTGTCATATCCTCATGGCTAAGGGACGTGACGAATATGGACactcttcaccagttgtctccacgccactcgatcctgggcccggtgcatgctggcctgcaaagtggtctttgtcacagacgttattctgtctgcccaacGTGTGCCAATGCTTCCACTTCTTCGCTTCCTTGAGACCCGTGATCGTGAGCGCCTCTAGACTATCTGGTGCGGTCCTGCTCAGATGGCCAAAGAAACCCCAGCACACGTTGGGTGCAAATAGTGGAGAGTCGCGTTTTGATGCAGAGTTCCTCAAGAATAGAGACGTTTGTACGGCGTTCAGTCCATGAGATCCGGAGCATTCTTCGCCAGCACCGCATCTATTCTGCGGCGGGTTGTTGCTTTAATGGTCCAGGTTTCAGACGCGTATAAAAATATCGAGAAAACTAGGTCCACATAAGTCTTATCTTTGTTTTGCGGTTGATGCTTTTATTCTTCCATATCTTCTCGAATTGTTTTACAGCAGCTTTGCCCATCTGCGCTCTTCTGACCTCTTGGTTGCATTCACCATCGTCGCTTATTTGGGTTCGATGTATTGGCGTACGCCATCTATTGATGAAGTGAGTAAGTTAAGCTATTTACTCTGTAAGCTAGATGTCGTTTAGTATTTGCTTTCTGTAAATGTTTACCTTGTAACAAAAtgtctaatatttatttaatttcatcatATAAGGTGTTAAccaattagtcacggatatttttacggctGATACTTAGTACTTCGCTCCTGGAGTATATTTATGTTTGAAACATCATAGGTTTTGTTATGTTTTggagaaaactaggaaacaaatgTGCTATGTTAAAACACcctgttaataaaataattaaatgagaGCTCTCTAGACACTGTTAACGTGACATGAGAGACAGTGTTAAACATCCTGATAGGCGATTACATTGTAGAGGATggtaatttagaaaataaattgaaatatttttttgttaaggaAATGAAAACTAAAAAAGCATATGAACATTTTGAATTAATTTCTAGTGCaagttaattgttttgatgttaattaacgtcccttaaaaatatccgtgact
This genomic window from Leguminivora glycinivorella isolate SPB_JAAS2020 chromosome 1, LegGlyc_1.1, whole genome shotgun sequence contains:
- the LOC125225287 gene encoding THAP domain-containing protein 1-like, with amino-acid sequence MACCSIRWCGKNSKTSNFKKDGITFHRFPKNPEIKEKWMDITKRENWFPTEFSVVCSRHFTEDCFYTVKDRRRLFKTAIPTQHLPLVFDESGADERAPENSSPNPSSSSQFEPKSTAMTTKRKSVDHDTLSQLNEVTTKKRLIRRILDLKKLLTEKNETIKVLQGKVRYYKKRAESLKVELDQKTVI